In Mustelus asterias chromosome 30, sMusAst1.hap1.1, whole genome shotgun sequence, a genomic segment contains:
- the LOC144480799 gene encoding uncharacterized protein LOC144480799: MEKPWKCGDCEKGFISPSRLEIHQRSHTGERPFTWSVCGKGFTQLSSLQKHNLTHTNERPFKCCDCGSRFKSSRDLVSHQRTHTEERPFSCSHCTKKFRTSSNLQVHQRVHTGEKPFTCSVCGKGFTHSSTLKTHQVTHTNERPFKCSDCGTGFKRSGDLVSHQRIHTEERPFSCSHCSKKFRTSFDLQIHQRVHTGERPFTCCVCGKGFTQSSTLRRHNLTHTNERPFKCSDCGSGFKSSGELVSHQRVHTGERPFTCSVCGKGFTQLSSLQKHKATHSKERPFKCSA; encoded by the coding sequence atggagaaaccgtggaaatgtggggactgtgagaagggattcatatccccatctcggctggaaattcatcaacgcagtcacactggggagagaccattcacctggtctgtgtgtgggaagggattcactcagttatccagcctgcagaaacataaTCTCACTCataccaatgagagaccatttaaatgctgtgACTGTGGGAGTCGTTTTAAAAGCTCTcgggatctggtgtcccaccagcgcactcacactgaggagagaccgttcagctgctctcactgcacaaagaaatttagaacatcatccaacctgcaggtacaccagcgagttcacaccggggagaaaccattcacctgctctgtgtgtgggaagggattcactcattcatccaccctGAAGACACAccaagtcactcacaccaatgagagaccatttaaatgctctgactgtgggactgGCTTCAAACGCTCTggagatctggtgtcccaccagcgcattcacactgaggagagaccgttcagctgctctcactgctcaaagaagtTTAGAACATCATtcgacctgcagatacaccagcgggttcacacgggggaaaggccgttcacctgctgtgtgtgtgggaagggattcactcagtcatccactctgcgcagacacaatctcactcacaccaatgagagaccgtttaaatgctctgactgtgggagtggattcaaaagctctggagaactggtgtcccatcagcgagttcacactggggagaggccattcacctgctctgtgtgtgggaagggattcactcagttatccagcctgcagaaacacaaagccactcactccaaggagagaccctttaaatgctctgcctga